TACCTGTACACAAAAAACTGAGGTGTAAATCAAATAGAATTTTGATTTTTATGAATTTTAAGGAAGCTATGAAAGGAATCGTAATTTTCCAAAATTTACCATAATTTGGTTTGTATAGATATGGTTTAGAATTATAACTGAAGGACAAGTTGCACAgcagtgcatctaaaaaaaaattgaatatcatcagttcaaaatgtaaaactcatatattatataaatatttacacaaagagtgatctattttaagtgtttatttcttttattgttaataattatggcttacagccaataaaaaaaatattatattatataaggtcagtttttacttttggcagtgtacgcagtgtgccaagtcctgctggaaaatgaaattcacatttccataaaagtttgtcagcagaggaaagcatgaagtgctgtaagattatcTGGGaagaaactgcactgactttggacttgataataaaacacagtggaccaacaccagcagatgacatgtctctccaaaccatcactgattgtagaaacttcacaccagacctcaagcagtttggactatgtgtctctccactcttcctccagactcttgtTCCTTGatttctcttgatgaaatgcaaaatttactgatggtcagtggtGGTTTAGAGAATCATGTAATatgctggtgttgctccactgtgttatatcaggtccaaattcagtgcagttttcctagaaaatcttacagcacctcatgcttccctctgctgacaacttaaaTGGAGATGCATTTTTcagtaggacttggcacactgcccacaatgccaaaagttccacttggtcttacataatattctaattttcttagaCACTGATTTTAAAACATGAGTCTATAAAGAAGTAAAGCAATACAAACAATACCTATTAAAATGGttacattaaaacataatttGGGCAAATATTGAACAGATGTTTAAAGATTTTTCAAATCAGTTATAACAATCCAAAAATGATCAATacttaaaaaagcttaaaaaacattaaaagacaaACAGAGTCTTTAATAGCCAGTACTTTGCAAACATCTTGGTTTGTTAGAGTAATCATTGTGAAAGTTGTCTTTGAGAAAGCTCAGCATTTACAGTCACCATATACATTTTACACTCTACACAAAAAGGGTTCCTTGACTAATGATAAATAGTGGACATTTTTGTGGTGCTCTATAGAACTACAATAAATTTAAAAGGACCATACAAGAAGGTTTCCATCACAGATATGatctgtttaacttttttttttgtttaactgagTAGTCACAGATCTTCATGGGACCATTGCCTGTCCATGTAGACGTTATTTACAGTAAATGGTGTAGATTATGGTTCTTTGGTGTTGGTCCTGAATAGCTGGTGTGCAGCAGAGTTTGGTGATTTTCATGCTCAAACACCAACCTGCTAAATCTTGCATTTAACTGTCAAGTTTAATCATCTGTGTGAACAGGTAGCTCACCAACTTGTGCTAGATATCAGTACTGTACAGGATATGCAGTTTTAGACAAAACCATTCCTAAGGTGCCATCTTTTgctatacttacatttttttcatcCACTCAATTTTTCGaatcttcttttttctctcaacATCTTGTTTTCTATGGATCCTGCAGTGGTGGAATTCACTCCTCTTGTTATTGGTGTTTTGAGTAGTGGGGTCTCCATGGGGGTAAATCTTTCAACAGAGATCAGATAATGTGTTAAAATCGACAGTGctttaatttattattgtttatacaGTTGTGTAAGACACTGAAAACAAATTGTTCCCTAAACACCTTATGAATCGTTTGATGTCAATTAATGGTATTGGTTTTGTATCTCAACAGGTGTTAGAAGGTAAGAGCTACCTTTCCTGACAAAAGCCTCCAGCTATTATTCTCTATCCGACGATACCAGCCGGAGCGATCATCCTGGACCACGGGTTGGCCATTATGAATCTGAATGGGAACAGGTCTCCTCTGCCCAACATGTGTGTAGTCTCTTGGACTACTGGTACACAGATCCACTATTGGGTGGTGAGTAAAGATTTTGTAGTAGATGTTTggaggaaatgttgtctgttacCAAAAGGAAAAACAAATTGGTTGAGAAACACAAGTATTACTATTTAGCTCTCAAATGATACACCAGTGTTTATAACTGCAATGTAAAAtatcaaaatcatttaaaataaaacccTGTTTGTTATGTCATATAAGCCTTAACATGGTGTACAAGTCACAGTTTAGAATGCTGTACACTACAGTTTAAATACGTAATTAACTAAAACATCATTCAGCCTTTCCAGTTTTAATGATAGTGTGACATTATTTAAGTTTCCATTATCTCATTTTCTATTGGAATGAGTCCAACCCTAATGCATCCATATGACATCAGCGTAAACAATCATGACAATAGTCATGTAGCAGTGGAGGGTTTTAGTCTGCTTACATGTCCTGATAGTCAGGGCTCCCTTTAAGAACAGCCAGAGAGACACTGAGCAATTACAGCTGAACACAAAGTACTTACTCCACCCAATCTGAATCGTATGTAGACACCCGAGGCAGCATCCAGCATATCAGCCTGCAGCACAGGACATTCACGCATAATTATtcttaatcaataataattacatACACTAACTGAGCATTTTACTAGGAATGCTATAGTAATACTAGGTAGGATAGCACAAAGCACAAGATTTATCAGACCaggtaacatttatttaattgttcagTTTTGGTGAATCTGTCCACTGcggcctcagctttctgttcttggctgacagaggTTGCACTTGTTAGCTTTTGGGATGCATgtttcatgacttttgccatgtcctatgaaagctaaagaacactggaCTCATGTGTGGGATGTATGCATGGGGACTCCTATATTGAATATGGATGAAATTTGTGCTAAGGTCACTGTGGGTCAACTTTAGcaagacactgccagtcacaacAATTACCACAataccactgcactgtccactgtgggtggtaatgccttgtatGGCGTATTCcttgtacacatgtgacactgcgtattgaggaatgttaaattcctgCACATCTAAAAATATCtggttttgtaaaaaaatatataagtttcacaggTTAAGTTTAAAACTAAAAATGCAAGCTTTGTACACTGTTTATGACAAAgaaaatttttttatttagaattttcagGTAAATACTTTATTGAAACCTTACACTCATATGgatattttcctttttaattctttaaatgcATGTAgttcagtgttatttattttacacacCTATTTGGTGCTAAATGTTGCAATGAATATGATTGccaataaagatatttttaataatatatgtttCCTATAAACACAGTTAGAGTACCTCTCTGGGGTTAACGCATTTGAGCAGGAATCGTGGGTCACCTTGGTTCCGAAAGTTCACCAGGCTTTTGATGTATTTAAAAACAGCAATGTCCTAAACAGTGGTGGGAAAACATTGCATACATAGGTGTGATGACACTGAAAACatgtatgaatatattattacatGCAGTAAATACAGGTTGGCCTATGTGTGTGCAAATGTATATTATGGTCACTAACAACGTGTCTCCTCCATGTCCTCTGGATGACTCTGGCTGCTCTGTCATACACACTGTCCTGCGTTGACTCCTGGAAGTAAGTTTTTTCCTGTGCCACACCCTCAGATGGGGAGAAAATAGGTGTCCTGTTGCATAAATACAAGTCACTTTAACCATTACTCAACTTAATACTTTATTATACGCTACTACTAAAAGAATCAAATTACTGTTGTACAAATCATGAAACatgctttaaaatatgtttatgatTCTGGTAATTAATTCCATGTATTTTCGGGGGTAATACTTTACATTTTGTTGCCATACCATTATAGTGGAATTGTAATCTGCAttacacaaaaataaagtaatcaaAATATTGACATGTTGCTGTAGAACACTGgctgataaaaaaaagtatttttgtaatacagaaatgtttgaaaataattaTATTGgtaagaaaaaaatgtgaaattcattcTATGTCATGCAAACTGCAGTTTCAATGTGACATGCTGTTGCCATGTACCAATCGTTCAATAACCCACATAGGCTTTTAATAGCTGGCTTAACAGAACTGGCAATTAGTGTTCTCATCTTAGCGAGTTGAGCTGTCCAGTAACACTGCATTAGAACCACATTAATAGAACCACATCTTAGCATTCGCCACCCACATAGTGTATTGCATGATATGATCCACTATGCGGTGACCTGGTGGGTGGGTGAAGCTTGCAATGACAGAATTAAGGCCAGCAGTCCAATGAATTTCTACCGGTGAACCAGTGGATCTTGGGTACCCGACCCTTCTTAAGGTAATCATGAGTGACTTAAAGGGTCTGATACCAACATTGATCTGGGTCTCCAAATACTACAGAACTCCTTAGGAGATCTTGAGGAGTCCATGCCTCAACATGTTGCTGTTTTGATTCCACACACATATTCGGCAGGTGGTTTTAGTTTTATGACTGATCGGTGTAAAGCCCTTCAGTTtgtcaaagaaaacaaaaatagctTCTTTAATGTTATAGTTAGACATATTCttcaaagaaaacaaatattACTGCTATAGGAAAGAGTTATTCTGCTGTTTGGACAGTACATATAGAACATAGAGAGCATTATATTTGAAAGCCTATAAAAAGTGACACAAAAACTCAATAGAAATAACAATGGTGGGGTTATCTTATCTCTAAGATGTTACAGATAACAGTAACTGGGTTAATGTTTTTTCTTCTACCTACCTGTcaaataggtctgtgtacttaACGTTTCCCTTCATCACGCCATGAGCACACGGTGACGgcagtaaaacaaacaaataaaaaagagagaaagtgaaaaaagtgacaaattcagtgttttattgcaTCATAATTGTAGCAGGCCACAATGTTCATTCCATATATTACcatttaagacgctgagaaaataTTCAATAACAGAATTAACTGAAATTATACAATTTACATGTTAAATCAGACAAAACAATACATGCTTCTATTTATTGCACAACAGAGCAATTAATCATCAGCTCCAGACACACAGAATACACTCATAATACAGCTCAGATAGGCCTTCAGTAtaaatagatgaaaaaaaaaaatcacccgcATCAACAACCAGATGTCAAGCTGAGTACAAACCCTTCTCTATGTAAATAAGTAATACGCAATACCAACCTCCCCATTTAATAGCAGTGATTTCACTTCCATGGATCTCTCCAGCCCTGTTTGCACACTTACTCCTGCTCAAATAAATGCACAGGAGGTGAATGATCGTTACTAAGCAACATGAAAACAAACTCCGTAGCCTTGGTTTAGAAAACCCTTAGAGATCCAGATTTTATTCACTTGTGAATGAAATCAATGTGTCACTTTAAACTGTAACAAAGAAAGCAAGCATACATCCAATGTACATAAAC
This genomic interval from Astyanax mexicanus isolate ESR-SI-001 chromosome 1, AstMex3_surface, whole genome shotgun sequence contains the following:
- the c1h11orf65 gene encoding protein MFI — translated: MEVKSLLLNGEGNVKYTDLFDRTPIFSPSEGVAQEKTYFQESTQDSVYDRAARVIQRTWRRHVDIAVFKYIKSLVNFRNQGDPRFLLKCVNPREADMLDAASGVYIRFRLGGTTFPPNIYYKIFTHHPIVDLCTSSPRDYTHVGQRRPVPIQIHNGQPVVQDDRSGWYRRIENNSWRLLSGKIYPHGDPTTQNTNNKRSEFHHCRIHRKQDVERKKKIRKIEWMKKMYGEGALHAHTEHKETAQLVENAMQVIMRAVLQQGVDSVLEWEVDELIEWTNALNFDEYLNEWKDLGTSNTSALRKDQQLVLSHHDASEFSQLTRDSSQVFTQSTVLPAQVSSLIKSEYSRENSSDWII